In a genomic window of Pseudoalteromonas ulvae UL12:
- a CDS encoding DMT family transporter: protein MENHDRSFKGVIAIIIASFLWGTTGTVASYSPDVSSLAIGAFSMGVGGVLLVISARKRLFCDCKLLFKQPMVLLLGAASVAIYPLAFYSSMHLAGVATGTVVSIASAPFFAAMLERLLSKKNISRQWIVSFVIGVIGIVLLVLGREHSNDIGYGVHQQSIGVILGGIAGLTYAGYSWAAKHLMESGVHSKSSMSGLFGCAAVLLLPSLWFTGDNLFSSSTNTLVSLYMAIVPMFLGYLLFGFGLNFIDASKATLITLIEPLVATILAVFIIGERFKVIGWVGIALVSLCLLMQTIKPQSQLRLALKST from the coding sequence ATGGAAAATCATGACAGATCTTTTAAAGGTGTTATCGCTATTATTATTGCTAGTTTCTTGTGGGGAACAACGGGTACGGTAGCAAGCTATTCCCCAGATGTGAGCTCTTTGGCCATTGGTGCATTCTCGATGGGAGTAGGGGGAGTATTACTTGTTATCAGCGCGCGAAAAAGATTATTTTGTGATTGCAAACTCTTGTTCAAGCAACCTATGGTCTTATTATTAGGGGCCGCTTCGGTTGCCATTTACCCATTAGCATTTTATTCCTCAATGCATTTAGCTGGAGTGGCCACTGGCACTGTAGTCTCTATCGCTTCGGCACCTTTTTTTGCCGCAATGCTTGAACGTCTGCTCAGTAAAAAAAACATTTCTCGGCAATGGATTGTGAGCTTTGTGATTGGAGTGATAGGGATTGTACTGTTAGTTTTAGGAAGGGAGCATAGTAATGATATTGGGTACGGTGTTCATCAACAGAGTATTGGGGTTATTCTGGGTGGGATTGCAGGATTAACGTATGCGGGTTATTCATGGGCAGCCAAGCATTTAATGGAAAGTGGTGTTCATTCAAAATCGTCTATGTCGGGGTTGTTTGGTTGTGCGGCAGTTTTGTTACTCCCTTCATTATGGTTTACAGGTGATAATTTATTTTCAAGCTCGACTAATACCTTGGTCTCTTTGTACATGGCGATAGTTCCCATGTTTTTAGGGTATCTTTTATTTGGTTTTGGCTTGAATTTTATTGATGCCAGTAAAGCGACACTAATTACCTTAATCGAACCTTTGGTTGCAACTATTTTGGCTGTTTTCATCATTGGTGAAAGGTTTAAGGTCATTGGGTGGGTTGGTATTGCCTTAGTATCACTTTGTCTGTTGATGCAAACCATCAAGCCTCAAAGCCAACTAAGATTAGCTCTAAAATCAACTTAG
- a CDS encoding AraC family transcriptional regulator, translating into MKNLLSIRSYSTKPVRHSHQFNQLVLPLRGVINICVGDFNGKVAPRECVVVKANEDHLFTANTEARFVVVDMDKLPLNVSSSQCIVFAINSSLTSYLTFIENQLENKVNSQLEQAMFEMFSLLLAEQPLLPKVDRRISAAISFIEQNIEEPLQIKRLAESAFLSDTQFKKLFKQQIGMTVMKYVTKLRMEKAEALLTHTDYPLQIIGEKVGYKELSAFSRKFSQYFGLSPTKFKK; encoded by the coding sequence ATGAAAAATCTATTATCTATCCGTTCCTATAGCACAAAACCAGTTCGTCACTCTCACCAGTTTAATCAATTGGTTTTACCTTTGCGTGGTGTCATCAATATATGTGTTGGTGATTTCAATGGAAAAGTTGCTCCAAGAGAATGTGTTGTCGTTAAAGCCAACGAAGATCACTTGTTTACTGCAAACACCGAAGCTAGATTTGTAGTTGTCGATATGGACAAGCTACCACTCAATGTTTCATCGTCACAATGTATTGTTTTTGCAATTAATTCATCTCTTACCAGTTATTTAACATTTATCGAAAACCAATTAGAAAATAAGGTTAATAGCCAATTAGAACAGGCGATGTTTGAAATGTTTAGTTTATTACTCGCCGAACAGCCTTTATTGCCAAAAGTAGATCGTCGTATTAGTGCAGCAATATCTTTTATAGAACAAAATATTGAAGAGCCACTTCAAATAAAACGCTTAGCTGAATCCGCTTTTTTGAGTGATACACAGTTTAAGAAGCTTTTTAAGCAACAAATAGGGATGACTGTTATGAAGTATGTAACAAAGCTTCGGATGGAAAAAGCCGAAGCTTTACTTACTCATACAGATTACCCTCTCCAAATTATTGGTGAAAAAGTAGGTTATAAAGAACTCTCAGCCTTTAGCAGAAAGTTCTCTCAATACTTTGGTCTGTCACCCACTAAATTCAAAAAGTAA